In the Bombus pyrosoma isolate SC7728 linkage group LG15, ASM1482585v1, whole genome shotgun sequence genome, one interval contains:
- the LOC122576084 gene encoding nucleoporin Nup43, protein MSENVQGTFVSEKISKIRWKHADFEDATNFITGSWDDPVNKVTHWTFQMNDDGESYPAVVSSYAILGDVTEIKFISKDFFVVSTSIGTVRLLQIPENPYSQFKEHMSWEFIHKFDNTSDYASCTGLSTFEQDIVSVGEDGRINLLTAGQKQPIRSINDADSCSIYCIDFLRHNEILTGNLRGHMKVWDLRNDQDLPATTFMLSDQSKTEATSIAHHPTQRHIVVAGGGDGSLTVWDLRHNTYPMSQLNAHAKAVSEILFHPDRPENLFTCSTSGELWHWNNAQHSKLSLDPTNTHWLNTIGTNGKVNVTSLCSAMHKPINSIDIDRSTLLFGCDNEATYIVRNIAV, encoded by the exons ATGAGCGAAAATGTACAAGGAACGTTTGTATCGGAGAAAATTTCTAAGATCAGATGGAAACATGCAGATTTTGAAGATGCTACTAATTTTATAACCGGTAGTTGGGATGATCCG GTAAATAAAGTAACACATTGGACATTTCAAATGAATGATGATGGTGAATCCTATCCGGCAGTCGTATCATCTTATGCGATTCTCGGAGACGTAACTGAAATAAAG tttatttcaaaagatttCTTCGTGGTGTCAACATCTATAGGTACTGTCAGGTTGTTACAGATTCCTGAAAATCCATACTCTCAATTTAAAGAGCACATGTCATGGGAATTTATACACAAATTTGa taatacAAGCGATTATGCATCTTGTACTGGACTTTCTACGTTTGAGCAAGACATAGTTTCAGTGGGTGAAGATGGGAGAATTAATCTTTTAACAGCTGGGCAGAAGCAGCCAATTAGATCTATta ATGATGCGGATAGTTGCTCTATATATTGTATTGATTTCTTAAGACATAATGAGATACTTACAGGAAATTTAAGGGGACATATGAAAGTGTGGGATTTAAGAAATGATCAAGATCTTCCTGCTACAACATTCATGCTTTCTGATCAATCAAAA ACAGAAGCTACAAGTATTGCTCATCATCCTACTCAGAGACATATTGTTGTGGCTGGTGGTGGAGATGGCAGCTTAACAGTTTGGGACTTGAGACATAATACATACCCAATGTCTCAACTCAATGCCCATGCTAAGGCTGTTAGCGAAATACTTTTTCACCCTGATAGACCAGAAAATCTATTTACGTGTTCGACAAGCGGTGAATTATGGCATTGGAATAATGCTCAGCATTCGAAACTAAGTTTAG ACCCTACAAATACACATTGGTTAAACACGATTGGTACAAACGGTAAAGTTAATGTAACATCGCTTTGTAGTGCTATGCACAAGCCAATAAACAGTATTGACATCGATAGATCAACATTACTCTTTGGATGTGATAATGAAGCAACGTATATTGTTAGGAATATAGCTGTTTAA
- the LOC122576081 gene encoding TNF receptor-associated factor 6-like, protein MSSMVLLFLYLNTLHLTRCDASDANDLQLSVTDTNLTSDEGVTETQHASCKIATEELVASARTSVTRILTGVCNTKMIDEKLRALEKGLIKELEEIKALLNTVLEGKKEVPKVAKLYDDYHESKGDTLSPRQSEIDNFNNTIQRTSLLNGPANLFFYYWQIKHFDEKLTNWKTARCLRSSTFYVGQNGYAMFIKVTPRYFPDGTVFIGVGLTRGHHDSILKWPFPHKIRLEILDHSSEQSRQDRRSRIWDPSTLCSEYFWGRPKLTGEPDNAECVGLSVPRQIFFVKLPVSIDRPSRSTKYLWNGSITIKLTVYL, encoded by the exons ATGTCATCGATGGTTTTGCTGTTCTTGTATCTGAATACGCTCCACTTAACTCGCTGTGATGCAAGCGATGCAAACGACTTGCAACTAT cTGTTACAGACACGAATTTAACGAGTGACGAAGGTGTCACGGAAACGCAACATGCAAGTTGTAAAATCGCTACAGAAGAATTGGTTGCAAGTGCACGTACCAGTGTCACGAGAATACTTACTGGAGTTTGTAATACTA AAATGATCGATGAAAAGTTGCGAGCTTTAGAAAAAGGCCTAATCAAAGAACTGGAAGAAATCAAGGCATTGCTAAACACTGTTTTggaggggaaaaaggaagtaCCAAAAGTGGCGAAATTATATGACGATTATCACGAAAGCAAAGGCGATACACTCTCTCCAAGACAGTCTGAAATCGATAACTTTAACAATACGATCCAAAGAACTTCATTATTAAATG GGCCCGCGAACCTCTTCTTTTACTACTGGCAGATAAAGCATTTTGACGAGAAGCTTACCAATTGGAAAACCGCTCGTTGCCTACGCAGTTCGACATTTTACGTGGGCCAGAATGGGTATGCCATGTTCATCAAAGTAACACCGCGATATTTTCCAGACGGTACAGTTTTCATAGGCGTCGGATTGACCCGTGGTCATCATGATTCTATTCTGAAGTGGCCATTTCCCCATAAGATTCGCCTCGAG ATTTTAGATCATTCATCGGAGCAATCGCGACAAGATCGAAGATCACGGATTTGGGATCCGTCCACACTTTGCTCGGAATATTTTTGGGGCCGTCCAAAATTAACTGGAGAACCAGATAATGCAGAATGCGTTGGACTGAGCGTCCCACGACAGATTTTTTTCGTCAAGTTGCccgtttcgatcgatcgtccgTCGAGAAGCACTAAATATCTTTGGAATGGAAGTATCACGATCAAGTTGACTGTTTAtctttaa
- the LOC122576082 gene encoding uncharacterized protein LOC122576082 yields the protein MKAINHVCCIFIFVCLVNLTQSENPQDKIEQQLLDAFSTDESLKMKRPFCNAFTGCGKKRNFHENSMESQGMEANGSIRLPISVYKALLRAATQNTRNTIQRNTNDYQLSGIPQVYLSGRMPLHKRFDISSTSLN from the exons GCAATCAACCACGTTTGCtgtattttcatattcgtATGCTTAGTGAACCTGACACAGTCTGAGAACCCGCAGGATAag ATCGAGCAACAATTGTTAGACGCCTTCTCAACAGACGAATCGCTGAAGATGAAGAGACCTTTCTGCAATGCGTTCACCG GATGcggaaaaaagaggaattttcatgaaaattcaatgGAATCTCAGGGCATGGAAGCAAATGGCAGCATCCGACTTCCGATTTCCGTTTACAAGGCATTGCTGAGGGCAGCAACTCAAAATACTCGAAATACAATTCAACGTAATACAAATGATTATCAATTATCAGGAATCCCACAGGTTTATTTATCCGGTAGAATGCCTCTTCATAAGAGGTTCGATATTTCATCAACATCCCTGAATTAA